A window of Ignavibacterium sp. contains these coding sequences:
- a CDS encoding Rne/Rng family ribonuclease — MIKEIIINSSSNQTRVAITEDGNLVDFFVDYPENRRMVGDIYLGRIARVLPGIRAAFINIGMKHDAFLHFSDIGQRTQQLQSMLDEDDRDIDDEDDDESENHSNHSNGENNHQTFPPRLKKGQNILVQIAKEPVEGKGVRVTSSISLPGRFCVLLPFDNKIGISKKITDFKERRRLKHIARSIIPKNCGLIIRTVAKDQPEELLREDLNHLVRTWNRIQQAAKNEEPPALVHQDLSTTESVIRDLLTPDVSKVFIDSKKLYRQIKNFVQDFQPELTEKIELYKSPQPIFEAFKIEEQIKTLLGRKVPLPSGGYLIIEHTEAMVVIDVNSGKYAKNLEQELNSLKTDLEAAREIARQLRLRDIGGIIVVDFIDLEDERNKKKVYDELKKEFRKDRAKVSLLPMSDFGLIEITRQRIRQNIMQAMKDVCPVCGGSGFVTKGSHLVYDLEKWLKKFRLNSKEFSLIIKCHPADAERLKGGKLGLLTKLQLKYFVKLKLEEDTSVPVGSFKFYSKKTGNDLTDLFK; from the coding sequence ATGATAAAAGAGATTATAATCAATTCATCTTCAAACCAGACTCGTGTTGCTATCACGGAAGATGGAAACTTAGTAGACTTCTTTGTAGATTATCCTGAAAACAGAAGAATGGTGGGGGATATTTACCTTGGTAGAATTGCAAGAGTTTTACCTGGTATCCGTGCAGCATTTATAAACATCGGAATGAAGCACGATGCTTTCCTACATTTCTCAGATATTGGTCAAAGAACTCAGCAACTTCAGAGTATGCTTGATGAAGATGATCGTGATATAGATGACGAAGACGATGACGAATCGGAAAATCATTCAAATCATTCAAATGGTGAAAATAATCATCAGACTTTCCCGCCAAGATTAAAAAAAGGACAGAACATTCTTGTCCAGATAGCCAAAGAACCTGTTGAAGGGAAAGGTGTCAGAGTTACCTCTTCAATTTCTCTTCCCGGTAGGTTTTGTGTGCTTCTTCCTTTTGATAATAAAATCGGAATCTCCAAAAAAATTACTGACTTCAAAGAACGCAGAAGATTAAAACATATTGCTAGAAGTATCATTCCTAAAAATTGTGGATTGATAATAAGAACGGTAGCTAAAGACCAACCTGAAGAACTTCTTCGTGAAGATTTAAATCATCTTGTAAGAACCTGGAACAGAATTCAACAGGCAGCAAAAAACGAAGAACCACCTGCACTTGTGCATCAGGACTTATCTACAACTGAAAGTGTTATCAGAGATTTACTTACACCAGATGTCTCAAAAGTTTTTATTGATTCAAAAAAACTTTACAGGCAAATCAAAAATTTTGTGCAGGACTTTCAACCTGAACTCACCGAAAAGATTGAATTGTATAAATCTCCGCAACCAATATTTGAAGCGTTCAAAATCGAAGAGCAGATTAAAACTTTATTGGGAAGAAAAGTTCCTTTACCAAGTGGTGGTTATCTTATCATCGAACATACAGAAGCAATGGTTGTAATTGATGTTAACAGCGGAAAGTATGCTAAAAATCTTGAGCAGGAACTTAATTCACTTAAAACTGACCTTGAAGCTGCAAGAGAAATTGCTCGTCAGTTAAGATTAAGAGATATTGGTGGAATTATTGTCGTTGATTTTATTGATCTTGAAGATGAGCGAAATAAAAAGAAAGTTTACGATGAACTTAAAAAAGAATTTCGCAAAGACAGGGCAAAAGTATCGCTTCTACCGATGTCGGATTTTGGTTTGATTGAAATTACACGACAGCGAATCAGACAAAATATTATGCAGGCGATGAAAGATGTTTGTCCTGTATGTGGTGGAAGCGGATTCGTAACAAAAGGTTCTCATCTTGTTTATGATTTGGAAAAATGGTTAAAGAAATTCCGTCTTAATTCCAAAGAATTCAGTTTGATAATTAAATGTCATCCTGCCGATGCAGAGCGATTAAAAGGCGGCAAATTGGGACTGCTTACTAAGTTACAATTAAAATATTTTGTTAAACTTAAATTAGAAGAAGATACTTCAGTTCCTGTCGGAAGCTTTAAATTTTACTCGAAGAAAACCGGCAATGATTTAACAGATTTATTCAAATAA
- the fsa gene encoding fructose-6-phosphate aldolase, giving the protein MKFFIDTANINEIKEAAALGILDGVTTNPSLVSKEGKDFRKLLDEILALVDGPVSAEVISTDYDGILKEAREYAAIHRNIVVKVPLIKEGLKAVKTLTAEGIKTNVTLCFSPSQALLAAKAGATYISPFVGRLDDVSTSGMELISQIVQIYRNYDYKTQVLVASIRHPLHVVEAALIGADVCTMPFNVIDKLFNHPLTDIGLEKFLSDWKKTQNKK; this is encoded by the coding sequence ATGAAATTTTTTATAGACACTGCCAATATTAATGAAATTAAAGAAGCCGCTGCCTTAGGAATTCTTGATGGTGTAACAACCAATCCTTCTCTTGTTTCAAAAGAAGGAAAAGATTTCAGAAAACTGCTTGATGAAATTCTTGCTCTTGTTGATGGTCCTGTTAGTGCAGAGGTTATTTCAACTGATTATGATGGAATTCTTAAAGAAGCCAGAGAGTATGCTGCTATTCATCGCAACATAGTTGTGAAAGTTCCGTTGATAAAAGAAGGGCTTAAAGCTGTTAAAACACTTACTGCCGAAGGAATCAAAACGAATGTAACTTTATGTTTCTCACCTTCACAGGCATTGCTTGCTGCGAAAGCAGGTGCGACTTACATAAGTCCTTTTGTTGGACGACTTGATGATGTTAGTACCAGTGGAATGGAACTGATTTCTCAGATAGTTCAGATTTACAGAAATTACGATTATAAAACTCAGGTACTTGTTGCAAGTATTCGTCATCCATTGCATGTGGTTGAAGCCGCGTTAATTGGTGCAGATGTTTGTACAATGCCTTTTAATGTTATTGATAAACTTTTCAATCATCCTTTAACTGATATTGGTCTTGAAAAGTTTTTAAGCGATTGGAAAAAAACTCAAAACAAAAAATAA
- the gcvT gene encoding glycine cleavage system aminomethyltransferase GcvT: MKRTKFYNIHKKLNAKIVEFAGFEMPIQYSSIIQEHKAVRHSVGVFDVSHMGEIFIRGKQALDFVQYITVNDASKLFPGRVQYSAMCYDDGGIVDDLLVYKISDDEFLLVVNASNIQKDFEWMNKNNKFGVEIINRSDDFSLLAVQGPDSLKTLQKIADIEIDLEYYHFTKMKIAGVEMIVSRTGYTGELGYELYFEGDEAIAEKVWNAVFEAGKEFNIQPVGLGARDTLRLEMGYCLYGNDIDQTTNPLEAGLGWITKLNKSDFVGKNALLKAKENITRKLVAMISEEKTFPRHGYDISANGKKIGHITSGTVSPVLDKPIALGYVEKDFSAVDTEVNFVVRGKDFPAKVVKLPFVKK, translated from the coding sequence ATGAAACGAACAAAATTCTATAACATTCACAAAAAACTTAACGCGAAGATTGTTGAGTTTGCCGGATTCGAAATGCCAATTCAATATTCATCAATTATTCAGGAACATAAAGCTGTTCGTCATAGTGTCGGAGTTTTTGATGTTTCACATATGGGTGAAATTTTTATAAGAGGAAAGCAGGCATTGGATTTCGTTCAATACATCACTGTTAATGATGCTTCAAAACTTTTTCCTGGAAGAGTTCAGTATTCTGCAATGTGTTATGATGATGGTGGAATAGTTGATGATTTGTTGGTTTATAAAATTTCTGATGACGAGTTTCTTCTGGTCGTAAATGCATCGAACATTCAGAAAGATTTTGAATGGATGAATAAGAATAACAAGTTCGGTGTTGAAATAATAAATCGCAGCGATGATTTTTCTCTGCTTGCAGTTCAGGGTCCTGATTCACTTAAAACACTTCAGAAAATTGCTGACATAGAAATTGACCTCGAGTATTATCATTTTACAAAAATGAAAATCGCCGGAGTTGAAATGATTGTTTCAAGAACCGGCTACACAGGTGAGCTTGGTTATGAACTTTATTTTGAAGGTGATGAAGCAATTGCCGAAAAAGTCTGGAATGCAGTATTTGAAGCCGGAAAAGAATTTAATATTCAGCCCGTTGGATTAGGTGCCCGCGATACGTTAAGATTAGAAATGGGTTATTGTCTTTATGGAAATGACATTGATCAAACTACAAATCCACTTGAAGCCGGACTTGGTTGGATAACAAAACTTAATAAATCTGACTTCGTGGGTAAAAATGCATTATTAAAAGCAAAGGAAAATATTACAAGAAAACTTGTTGCAATGATTTCAGAAGAAAAAACATTTCCAAGACACGGATATGATATTTCGGCAAACGGAAAAAAGATTGGACATATAACGAGTGGAACAGTAAGTCCGGTTCTTGATAAACCAATTGCTCTTGGATATGTTGAAAAGGATTTTTCCGCAGTAGATACAGAAGTTAATTTTGTAGTAAGAGGAAAAGATTTTCCTGCAAAAGTTGTTAAACTTCCATTTGTAAAAAAATAG